A window of the Rhodoferax sp. GW822-FHT02A01 genome harbors these coding sequences:
- a CDS encoding Maf family nucleotide pyrophosphatase: MQPSKNRKLILGSTSAYRRELLERLHVPFTVESPHVDETPLAGENPASLAQRLALAKAMAVADRFAQAIVIGSDQVADLDGLPLGKPGTHERAVLQLQQMSGKVVIFQTAVAVVCKESGFQQQSLAAVRVKFRNLSAAEIENYLRAEEPYDCAGSAKSEGLGIALLESIENDDPTALVGLPLIRTATMLRSAGLDLLA, from the coding sequence ATGCAACCTTCCAAGAACAGAAAACTCATTCTGGGCTCCACATCGGCCTATCGACGCGAGCTCCTCGAACGCCTGCACGTTCCATTTACCGTGGAATCGCCCCATGTCGATGAGACACCATTGGCCGGTGAAAACCCGGCCTCACTGGCGCAAAGACTGGCTCTGGCCAAGGCCATGGCGGTTGCCGACCGGTTTGCGCAGGCCATTGTGATCGGCTCCGACCAGGTGGCCGATCTGGACGGATTGCCACTGGGCAAACCGGGTACCCATGAGCGCGCCGTCCTGCAATTGCAACAGATGTCCGGCAAGGTGGTGATATTCCAAACGGCGGTCGCGGTTGTCTGCAAGGAAAGCGGTTTCCAGCAACAGTCGCTTGCAGCGGTGCGGGTGAAGTTCCGGAACCTGAGTGCAGCCGAAATTGAGAACTATCTGCGCGCAGAAGAGCCCTACGACTGTGCGGGCAGCGCCAAGAGTGAGGGGCTGGGCATTGCCCTGCTCGAAAGCATAGAAAACGATGACCCGACTGCCTTGGTCGGCCTGCCCTTGATTCGCACCGCGACCATGTTGCGCTCGGCGGGTCTGGATTTGCTGGCCTGA
- a CDS encoding DegQ family serine endoprotease — protein MNIRILGTLRTVLAAMGIAASFSVMVLPVQSAQAQSRTLPDFTDLVEQVGPSVVNIRTTEKVAIRSQQGAPGEEEMLEFFRRFGLPVPNIPKQAPKKSQPQQPQEEDQPKGVGSGFILSTDGLIMTNAHVVDGADEVLVTLTDKREFKAKIIGADARSDVALVKIEATGLPAVKVGDVGRLRVGEWVMAIGSPFGLENTVTAGIVSAKSRDTGDYLPFIQTDVAINPGNSGGPLINMRGEVIGINSQIYSRSGGFMGISFAIPMDEAIRVSDQLRATGRVSRGRIGVQIDQVSKEVAESIGLGKPIGALVRSVEPGAPADKGGIEAGDIITKFDGKQIDKSSDLPRIVGGTKPGSRSTVTVFRRGATRDLSVVVAEVEADKPIAKALPGKEEKPKASTAAQSFGLTVVELTDAQKKELSVKGGVRVDSVSDAAARAGLREGDVILAAANVEVLSVKDFDAVISKFDKSKPLSILFRRGDWTQYAILKAVK, from the coding sequence ATGAACATTCGGATTTTGGGCACGTTGCGAACAGTCTTGGCGGCAATGGGTATTGCTGCTTCATTCTCGGTTATGGTACTTCCGGTGCAGTCGGCCCAGGCGCAGTCGCGCACCCTGCCAGACTTCACGGACCTGGTGGAGCAGGTCGGCCCGTCCGTGGTGAATATCAGAACCACGGAAAAGGTAGCCATTCGCTCACAGCAAGGTGCCCCGGGTGAGGAGGAGATGCTGGAATTCTTCCGTCGCTTCGGTCTCCCCGTTCCCAACATTCCCAAACAGGCGCCAAAAAAGAGCCAGCCGCAACAGCCTCAGGAAGAGGATCAGCCCAAGGGCGTTGGTTCGGGCTTCATTCTCTCAACGGACGGCCTGATCATGACCAATGCCCACGTGGTGGATGGGGCCGATGAGGTGCTGGTTACGTTGACTGACAAGCGTGAGTTCAAGGCCAAGATCATCGGTGCCGATGCGCGCTCCGATGTGGCCTTGGTGAAAATCGAGGCGACCGGCTTGCCCGCCGTGAAGGTAGGCGACGTGGGCCGTTTGCGGGTAGGGGAGTGGGTGATGGCCATTGGCTCTCCGTTCGGGCTGGAGAACACCGTGACCGCGGGCATTGTGAGTGCCAAGTCGCGTGATACGGGCGACTACCTGCCTTTCATCCAGACCGATGTCGCCATCAATCCTGGCAATTCGGGCGGTCCCCTGATCAACATGCGCGGTGAAGTGATTGGCATCAATAGCCAGATCTATTCGCGCTCTGGCGGCTTTATGGGCATTTCCTTCGCCATCCCCATGGATGAAGCCATTCGCGTGAGCGATCAACTGCGCGCGACCGGGCGGGTGTCCCGTGGCCGTATTGGCGTTCAGATCGATCAGGTCAGCAAAGAGGTTGCCGAGTCCATCGGTCTTGGCAAGCCCATTGGTGCTCTGGTGCGTAGCGTAGAGCCCGGCGCTCCGGCAGACAAAGGTGGTATCGAGGCTGGCGACATCATCACCAAGTTTGATGGCAAGCAGATCGACAAATCCAGTGACCTGCCGCGTATCGTTGGCGGCACCAAGCCAGGCTCCAGGAGCACCGTCACGGTATTTCGCCGCGGTGCCACGCGCGATCTGAGTGTTGTGGTTGCTGAAGTGGAAGCAGACAAGCCGATTGCCAAGGCGTTGCCTGGCAAGGAAGAAAAACCCAAGGCCTCCACCGCGGCGCAGTCCTTTGGCTTGACCGTCGTGGAACTGACCGATGCGCAAAAGAAGGAGCTCTCCGTCAAGGGTGGAGTGCGGGTGGACTCCGTTTCCGACGCTGCAGCCCGCGCAGGATTGCGTGAAGGAGATGTCATTCTTGCTGCTGCCAATGTGGAGGTATTGAGCGTCAAGGACTTTGATGCGGTGATCTCCAAGTTCGACAAATCCAAGCCCTTGAGCATCCTGTTCCGTCGTGGTGACTGGACGCAATATGCGATCTTGAAGGCTGTCAAATAA
- the fabD gene encoding ACP S-malonyltransferase has product MKKFAFVFPGQGSQSVGMLDGWGDHPVVASTLQEASDALGEDVPKLIHEGPKEALALTTNTQPVMLVAAVAAYRVWMTEIGVQPDVVAGHSLGEYSALVAAGSLTLSQAAPLVRLRAQAMQDAVPVGTGAMAAILGMDAARVASGCAEVTASFGAGSAEVVQAVNFNDPAQTVIAGSKAAVEKACEVLKANGAKRALPLPVSAPFHSSLMKPAAEKLRVRLAEIEILEPKIALINNIDVAVQTQPDAIRDALYRQAFGPVRWVECVQAIKARGISHVVECGPGKVLAGMVKRIDAEMTGAALFDPATLEEAKGVLA; this is encoded by the coding sequence ATGAAGAAATTTGCATTTGTTTTTCCCGGTCAAGGTTCGCAGTCGGTGGGCATGCTCGATGGATGGGGTGACCATCCTGTGGTTGCAAGCACATTGCAGGAGGCCTCAGATGCGCTGGGAGAAGATGTGCCCAAGCTAATCCACGAAGGTCCCAAGGAGGCGCTGGCACTCACCACCAACACCCAGCCGGTGATGCTGGTCGCGGCGGTGGCGGCGTACCGCGTATGGATGACCGAAATCGGAGTGCAGCCCGATGTGGTGGCTGGACATTCGCTGGGCGAGTATTCGGCTTTGGTTGCGGCAGGTTCTCTGACCCTGTCGCAGGCCGCCCCTCTGGTGCGCCTGCGTGCCCAAGCCATGCAGGATGCCGTGCCGGTAGGCACCGGCGCCATGGCGGCCATCCTGGGTATGGATGCTGCGCGTGTTGCATCCGGTTGCGCCGAAGTTACCGCGTCCTTTGGAGCGGGCTCTGCCGAAGTTGTACAGGCGGTGAATTTCAATGATCCGGCACAAACCGTGATTGCTGGCAGCAAGGCTGCCGTGGAAAAGGCTTGTGAAGTGCTCAAGGCCAACGGCGCCAAGCGCGCTTTGCCGCTGCCGGTGTCTGCCCCTTTTCACTCCAGCCTGATGAAGCCAGCCGCAGAAAAATTGCGCGTCCGTCTGGCAGAAATCGAAATCCTCGAGCCGAAAATCGCGCTGATCAACAACATTGACGTTGCAGTGCAAACCCAGCCGGATGCAATCCGTGACGCACTGTACCGCCAGGCCTTTGGTCCGGTACGGTGGGTGGAATGTGTTCAGGCTATCAAGGCGCGTGGCATCAGCCATGTGGTGGAATGTGGGCCCGGCAAGGTGCTGGCAGGCATGGTCAAGCGTATCGACGCGGAAATGACCGGTGCAGCGCTGTTTGATCCGGCAACCTTGGAAGAAGCAAAAGGAGTCTTGGCATGA
- the plsX gene encoding phosphate acyltransferase PlsX, which translates to MITIAVDCMGGDHGPKVTLPACTQFLDAHPQARLVMVGLPEALSGFSHPRATVVAASEVVTMDDPLEIALRRKKDSSMRIAVQQVKDGAAQAAVSAGNTGALMAISRYVLKTLDGIERPAIAGQIPNATGGATTVLDLGANVDCSAEHLLQFAVMGSALVSVLNDVESPSVGLLNIGEEAIKGNEVIKRAGELLRSAGNSGDLNFYGNVEGNDIFKGVVDIVVCDGFVGNVALKTSEGLASMISGFLKAEFSKNIFTKLAAVAAYSVLSALKRRVDHRRYNGAALLGLRGLVFKSHGSADQLAFVNALNRAYDAARNNLLDRVQVRIAKAAALLTAPVATS; encoded by the coding sequence GTGATAACCATAGCTGTTGACTGCATGGGTGGCGACCATGGCCCCAAGGTGACGCTGCCGGCCTGCACCCAGTTTCTGGATGCGCATCCGCAAGCCCGCTTGGTGATGGTCGGTTTGCCCGAGGCACTCTCGGGGTTTTCGCATCCACGCGCTACTGTTGTCGCTGCCAGTGAAGTGGTCACCATGGATGACCCGCTGGAAATTGCCTTGCGCCGCAAGAAGGACTCTTCCATGCGCATTGCGGTCCAGCAAGTCAAGGATGGCGCCGCCCAGGCTGCCGTTTCGGCAGGCAACACGGGCGCATTGATGGCCATATCGCGCTACGTGCTGAAAACGCTGGACGGCATCGAGCGCCCCGCGATTGCGGGCCAGATTCCCAATGCCACCGGTGGTGCGACCACGGTGCTGGACCTGGGGGCCAACGTGGACTGCAGCGCCGAGCACCTGCTGCAGTTCGCCGTGATGGGGTCGGCCTTGGTGTCGGTCTTGAACGACGTAGAGTCGCCCTCTGTTGGTTTGCTCAACATCGGCGAAGAGGCAATCAAGGGCAATGAAGTGATCAAGCGCGCAGGCGAATTGCTGCGGTCTGCCGGCAATTCTGGCGATCTCAATTTTTACGGCAACGTTGAAGGCAACGACATCTTCAAGGGTGTGGTGGACATCGTGGTTTGCGACGGCTTTGTTGGAAACGTGGCGCTCAAGACCAGCGAAGGTCTGGCTTCAATGATTTCGGGGTTTCTGAAGGCCGAATTTTCCAAGAATATTTTTACCAAATTGGCAGCAGTTGCTGCTTATTCGGTGCTGAGTGCGCTGAAAAGACGTGTGGATCACCGCCGTTACAACGGCGCTGCGCTGCTGGGATTGCGCGGACTGGTTTTCAAAAGCCACGGGTCGGCAGACCAATTGGCCTTCGTGAATGCGTTGAACCGCGCGTATGATGCTGCCCGAAACAACTTGTTGGACCGCGTTCAGGTTCGTATAGCCAAAGCAGCGGCGCTTTTGACGGCGCCCGTGGCCACATCGTGA
- a CDS encoding beta-ketoacyl-ACP synthase III, with product MTRYSRITGTGSYLPPRRLTNADLVAELAAKGVESSDEWIVERTGIRARHFAADGVFSSDLALEAAKSALAAAGRTAQEIDLIIVATSTPDMVFPSTACILQNKLGAAGGAAFDLQAVCCGFVYALSVADSMIRTGAATKALVIGAEVFSRILDFTDRTTCVLFGDGAGAVVLEASDTPGILASDLHADGKHVGILCVPGHVSGGHILGDPLLKMDGQAVFKLAVGVLEDTARAALAKAELSGADVDWLIPHQANIRIMQSTARKLRVPLDKVVVTVDQHGNTSAASIPLALDSAVRSGQVKPGQTLLLEGVGGGFTWGAVVLKF from the coding sequence ATGACACGATATTCGCGAATTACAGGCACCGGCAGCTATCTGCCTCCCCGCCGACTGACCAATGCGGATCTGGTGGCCGAATTGGCCGCCAAGGGCGTTGAGTCCTCGGATGAATGGATTGTCGAGCGCACCGGAATTCGGGCACGCCATTTTGCGGCGGACGGCGTGTTCAGCAGCGATCTGGCTTTGGAAGCTGCCAAGAGCGCCTTGGCCGCGGCGGGCCGAACCGCCCAGGAGATCGATCTGATCATCGTGGCTACCAGCACGCCGGATATGGTGTTTCCCTCCACGGCTTGCATATTGCAGAACAAGCTGGGTGCGGCAGGTGGTGCAGCGTTTGATCTGCAGGCCGTGTGCTGTGGATTTGTGTACGCCCTGAGCGTGGCCGACTCCATGATTCGCACAGGTGCTGCCACCAAGGCATTGGTCATTGGTGCGGAAGTGTTCTCCCGCATTCTGGATTTCACCGACCGCACGACCTGTGTGCTGTTTGGCGATGGCGCTGGTGCTGTGGTTCTCGAAGCTTCAGACACGCCAGGCATCTTGGCCAGCGACCTGCATGCTGATGGCAAGCACGTCGGCATTCTGTGTGTCCCCGGGCACGTTTCTGGTGGCCATATCCTGGGTGACCCTCTGCTGAAGATGGACGGTCAGGCGGTTTTCAAATTGGCCGTCGGCGTGCTGGAAGACACAGCGCGCGCCGCTTTGGCCAAGGCGGAGCTATCGGGAGCCGATGTCGACTGGCTGATTCCCCATCAGGCCAATATCCGCATCATGCAAAGTACCGCCCGCAAGCTCAGGGTGCCTTTGGACAAAGTGGTTGTGACTGTGGACCAGCATGGCAACACATCGGCTGCGTCCATCCCGCTGGCTTTGGACAGCGCGGTACGTTCGGGTCAGGTCAAGCCTGGTCAAACCCTTCTGCTGGAAGGCGTTGGAGGCGGCTTCACCTGGGGCGCTGTGGTTCTGAAGTTCTGA
- a CDS encoding YceD family protein, giving the protein MKHEFAPQHLHIAAFAKAAGTLAGEEQLSHFERLMDQSQGVGGETFVTYSARGEVRTDAAGLDEPWVHLSAQASLALVCQRCLGPVDMPVEFERDFRFVASEHLAEVEDEESEEDVLVLSKSFNLLELIEDELLLATPLVPMHEVCPEPVKLQAADPDFEEPPEEKPSPFAVLQQLKKKDAG; this is encoded by the coding sequence ATGAAACATGAATTTGCACCACAGCACTTGCACATTGCCGCCTTCGCAAAGGCTGCAGGTACCTTGGCTGGTGAAGAACAACTGAGCCATTTCGAACGTTTGATGGATCAGAGTCAGGGCGTGGGAGGTGAAACATTTGTCACCTACTCAGCGCGCGGGGAAGTGCGTACGGACGCAGCAGGTCTGGATGAGCCTTGGGTGCATTTGTCGGCACAGGCCTCACTGGCTTTGGTGTGCCAGCGCTGTCTGGGGCCGGTGGATATGCCGGTGGAATTCGAGCGGGATTTCCGCTTTGTGGCGTCCGAACATCTGGCCGAAGTGGAAGATGAGGAGTCCGAAGAGGATGTGCTGGTGCTGAGCAAGTCCTTCAACCTGCTGGAACTGATTGAAGACGAGTTGCTGTTGGCCACGCCGTTGGTTCCCATGCATGAAGTGTGTCCGGAACCCGTCAAATTGCAGGCTGCGGACCCCGACTTCGAGGAGCCGCCCGAGGAAAAGCCCAGTCCATTTGCCGTGCTGCAGCAACTCAAGAAAAAGGATGCTGGCTGA
- the lepA gene encoding translation elongation factor 4 — protein sequence MNHIRNFSIIAHIDHGKSTLADRLIQRCGGLEDRQMEAQVLDSMDIEKERGITIKAQTAALKYKARDGKVYNLNLIDTPGHVDFSYEVSRSLSACEGALLVVDASQGVEAQTVANCYTALDLGVEVLPVLNKMDLPQADPEAAKSEIEDVIGIDASEAIPCSAKSGMGVDEILEAIVAKIPAPRGNPDGPLRAMIIDSWFDSYVGVVMLVRVVDGRLAKGERIKMMASGATYNADNLGVFTPANQPRESLEAGEVGYIIAGIKELQAAKVGDTVTLIKGGTGGAAFTATEPLPGFKEIQPQVFAGLYPTEASEYDSLRDALEKLKLNDASLHYEPEVSQALGFGFRCGFLGLLHMEIVQERLEREFDQDLITTAPSVVYQVVKSDGEVIMVENPSKMPDVGKTAEIREPIVTVHLYMPQEYVGVVMTLANQKRGVQLNMAYKGRQVVLTYEMPLGEIVLDFFDKLKSVSRGYASMDYEFKEYRASDVVKVDILLNGDKVDALSIIVHRSQSQYRGRAVVAKMREIISRQMYDVAIQAAIGANIIARETIKALRKNVLAKCYGGDISRKRKLLEKQKAGKKRMKQIGSVEVPQEAFLAILQVED from the coding sequence ATGAATCACATCAGAAATTTCTCGATCATTGCGCATATTGATCACGGCAAATCCACGTTGGCAGACCGCTTGATACAGCGTTGTGGTGGACTTGAAGATCGGCAAATGGAAGCCCAGGTTCTGGACTCGATGGATATCGAAAAAGAGCGTGGGATAACCATCAAGGCGCAGACAGCAGCGCTTAAATACAAGGCACGTGATGGCAAGGTCTACAACCTCAATCTGATCGACACGCCGGGACATGTGGACTTCTCGTATGAAGTGAGTCGCTCACTGTCTGCATGCGAAGGTGCACTACTGGTCGTCGATGCAAGCCAGGGTGTGGAGGCGCAGACCGTTGCAAACTGCTACACCGCACTCGACCTGGGTGTGGAAGTGCTGCCGGTGTTGAACAAGATGGATTTGCCGCAGGCAGATCCGGAGGCAGCGAAGTCCGAGATCGAAGACGTGATCGGCATCGATGCCAGTGAGGCAATTCCATGCTCCGCAAAAAGCGGGATGGGTGTGGATGAAATTCTTGAAGCCATCGTTGCCAAGATCCCTGCACCCCGCGGAAATCCGGACGGTCCCTTGCGCGCCATGATCATCGATAGCTGGTTCGACAGCTACGTGGGTGTGGTGATGCTGGTGCGGGTGGTCGATGGACGTCTGGCCAAGGGCGAGCGCATCAAGATGATGGCCTCCGGAGCGACCTACAACGCGGATAACCTGGGCGTGTTCACTCCCGCCAACCAACCACGCGAATCGCTGGAGGCGGGCGAGGTGGGTTACATCATTGCCGGCATCAAGGAACTGCAAGCTGCCAAGGTGGGCGATACCGTCACCTTGATCAAGGGGGGTACCGGTGGTGCGGCGTTTACCGCTACTGAACCACTGCCCGGCTTCAAGGAAATTCAGCCGCAGGTGTTTGCCGGTCTGTATCCGACGGAGGCCAGTGAATACGACTCGCTGCGTGATGCCCTGGAAAAGCTCAAGCTCAACGATGCATCCCTGCACTACGAGCCGGAAGTGTCACAGGCCTTGGGTTTTGGATTCCGCTGCGGCTTCCTCGGGCTCTTGCACATGGAGATCGTGCAGGAACGTCTGGAGCGCGAGTTTGATCAGGACCTGATCACCACCGCCCCCAGCGTGGTGTACCAGGTCGTGAAGAGTGACGGCGAAGTCATCATGGTGGAGAACCCGTCCAAGATGCCCGATGTCGGCAAGACGGCTGAAATCCGCGAACCCATTGTGACCGTGCACTTGTACATGCCGCAGGAGTATGTGGGCGTGGTGATGACGCTGGCCAACCAGAAGCGCGGAGTGCAGCTGAACATGGCCTACAAGGGCCGTCAGGTGGTGCTCACCTATGAGATGCCCTTGGGTGAAATCGTGCTGGACTTCTTTGACAAGCTCAAATCAGTCAGCCGCGGTTACGCGTCCATGGACTACGAGTTCAAGGAGTACCGCGCGTCTGATGTGGTCAAGGTCGACATCCTGCTCAACGGCGACAAGGTGGATGCCCTGTCCATCATCGTGCACCGTTCGCAGTCGCAGTATCGCGGCCGCGCGGTGGTGGCCAAGATGCGCGAGATCATTTCGCGTCAGATGTACGATGTCGCCATCCAGGCGGCCATTGGTGCCAACATCATTGCCCGTGAGACAATCAAGGCGTTGCGCAAGAATGTGC
- the fabG gene encoding 3-oxoacyl-ACP reductase FabG → MSDAQVGAQVALVTGASRGIGAAIALELARKGFKVVGTATTDAGAAAIREALSGFAGCDGRTLNVTDGAAGDALVDAVAKELGGLHVLVNNAGITRDTLAMRMKDEDWDAVLDTNLKGVFRMSRAVMRTMMKQRYGRIVNITSVVGASGNAGQANYAAAKAGVAGMTRALAKELGSRNITVNCVAPGFIETDMTAGLGEEQHKALLTQIAVGHLGKPSDIAHAVCYLASPEAAYVTGQELHVNGGMYM, encoded by the coding sequence ATGAGCGATGCCCAAGTAGGAGCGCAAGTTGCGCTGGTGACGGGTGCGTCCCGAGGCATTGGTGCTGCAATAGCGCTGGAACTGGCACGCAAGGGATTCAAGGTCGTTGGTACCGCGACGACCGATGCAGGCGCTGCCGCCATTCGTGAGGCCTTGTCCGGATTTGCGGGATGCGATGGCCGCACGCTGAATGTGACGGATGGTGCCGCAGGCGACGCGCTGGTGGATGCCGTGGCGAAGGAGCTGGGCGGTCTGCACGTGCTGGTGAACAACGCCGGCATCACCCGAGACACGCTGGCCATGCGCATGAAGGACGAAGACTGGGATGCGGTGCTGGACACCAATCTCAAGGGCGTGTTCCGCATGAGTCGCGCCGTGATGCGCACCATGATGAAGCAGCGCTACGGGCGCATCGTCAACATCACCTCGGTGGTGGGGGCTTCCGGAAACGCGGGGCAAGCCAATTACGCTGCTGCCAAGGCGGGTGTAGCCGGGATGACCCGTGCATTGGCCAAGGAGCTGGGTTCACGCAACATCACGGTTAACTGTGTGGCGCCTGGCTTCATTGAAACCGATATGACGGCAGGTCTGGGCGAAGAACAGCACAAGGCCTTGCTGACCCAGATTGCTGTTGGGCATCTGGGTAAACCTTCCGACATTGCCCATGCAGTGTGTTACCTTGCTTCGCCTGAAGCCGCTTACGTTACCGGGCAGGAATTGCACGTTAACGGCGGCATGTATATGTAG
- the acpP gene encoding acyl carrier protein, translated as MSDIEVRVKKIIAEQLGVEESQVTNEKAFVADLGADSLDTVELVMALEDEFGIEIPDEDAEKITTVQNAIDYANTHKKA; from the coding sequence ATGAGCGATATCGAAGTACGCGTCAAAAAAATCATTGCCGAGCAACTCGGTGTTGAAGAATCTCAAGTCACCAACGAAAAGGCATTCGTGGCCGATCTGGGTGCCGATTCTCTGGACACAGTGGAACTGGTGATGGCTTTGGAAGACGAGTTCGGAATTGAAATTCCCGACGAAGACGCTGAAAAAATCACGACCGTGCAAAACGCCATCGACTACGCCAATACGCACAAGAAGGCCTGA
- the fabF gene encoding beta-ketoacyl-ACP synthase II yields MARRRVVVTGLGCISPVGNTVPEAWANLLAGKSGIGTISKFDASAFSCQIAGEVRNFDLDSYMNSKEARTMDTFIHYGIAAAVQAVNDAGLPTGDALGEEEATRIGCVIGSGIGGLPLIESTHAEYTARGPRRISPFFVPASIINMTSGHVSMRFGFKGPNIAIVTACTTGLHCIGEAGRMIEYGDADVMIAGGSEATVSPLGVGGFASMRALSTRNDDPATASRPWDKDRDGFVLGEGGGVVVLEEYEHAKARGARIYAELAGFGMSADAGHMTAPNMDGPRRAMVNAMRNAGVNGDQIDYLNAHGTSTPLGDINESNAIKAALGDAAKKVVVNSTKSMTGHLLGGAGGLESVVTILSIYHQKSPPTINLFNQDPECDLDYCANTARDMRIDVALKNNFGFGGTNGSLVFKRI; encoded by the coding sequence ATGGCCCGTCGTCGCGTTGTTGTCACTGGTTTGGGATGCATCAGTCCCGTAGGTAATACGGTTCCTGAGGCCTGGGCCAATCTGCTTGCTGGCAAGTCCGGCATTGGCACGATTTCCAAGTTCGATGCATCTGCCTTTTCCTGCCAGATCGCTGGCGAGGTGCGTAACTTCGACTTGGACTCGTACATGAACTCCAAGGAGGCGCGAACGATGGATACCTTTATCCATTACGGTATCGCCGCCGCCGTTCAGGCCGTTAACGATGCGGGCTTGCCCACTGGCGACGCTCTGGGCGAAGAAGAGGCAACCCGAATCGGTTGTGTGATTGGCTCCGGCATCGGTGGCTTGCCTCTTATCGAGAGCACGCATGCCGAATACACGGCACGTGGACCTCGCCGTATTTCCCCCTTCTTTGTTCCTGCCTCCATCATCAACATGACCTCCGGTCATGTATCGATGCGTTTCGGCTTCAAGGGACCCAACATTGCCATCGTCACCGCTTGCACCACCGGCCTGCACTGCATTGGTGAAGCTGGTCGGATGATTGAGTATGGTGACGCCGATGTGATGATTGCAGGCGGTTCCGAAGCCACGGTGTCTCCTCTGGGAGTGGGCGGCTTCGCATCCATGCGCGCACTCAGCACCCGCAACGATGATCCGGCCACTGCTTCGCGTCCCTGGGACAAGGACCGTGATGGTTTTGTCCTGGGTGAAGGCGGTGGCGTTGTGGTTCTGGAAGAGTACGAGCATGCCAAGGCACGTGGCGCGCGCATCTACGCAGAATTGGCAGGCTTCGGCATGAGTGCGGATGCCGGCCACATGACGGCTCCCAATATGGATGGTCCGCGCCGCGCGATGGTCAACGCCATGCGCAATGCTGGCGTGAACGGCGACCAGATCGACTATCTCAATGCCCATGGAACTTCCACGCCGTTGGGCGACATCAACGAGAGCAACGCCATCAAGGCCGCTTTGGGTGATGCGGCCAAGAAGGTCGTGGTGAACTCCACGAAGTCCATGACAGGCCACTTGCTGGGTGGTGCCGGCGGACTGGAGTCAGTCGTGACGATCCTGTCCATCTACCATCAGAAGAGCCCGCCAACGATCAACCTGTTCAATCAGGACCCTGAGTGCGACCTGGACTACTGCGCCAATACAGCGCGGGACATGCGTATCGACGTGGCACTGAAGAACAACTTCGGCTTTGGCGGAACCAACGGTTCCCTGGTCTTCAAGCGCATCTAG
- a CDS encoding SAM-dependent methyltransferase: MNSPTSTTGAQQNTGTLYLVPAPLDFGCDETVALDASMPAGTLRLASGISHWICENAKSTRAYLKRIHETHPLRLPLQSMQLQELPREVHKKGDHGGGFDARHMLQPALTGNAMGLVSEAGMPAIADPGSSVVRAAHDLGIPVVPLVGPVSLLLALAASGLNGQSFAFVGYVPATPAERAQKIRELESLALKTGQTQLFIETPYRNTALLQTLLQSLQQNTRLATASGLTLPGARCHSDLVKNWKNKPWALDNSIPTVFAIGR, from the coding sequence ATGAACTCCCCCACTTCGACAACGGGCGCCCAGCAAAATACCGGCACGCTCTATCTGGTTCCAGCACCATTGGATTTTGGCTGCGATGAAACGGTGGCCCTCGATGCCTCCATGCCCGCTGGCACGCTGCGGTTGGCATCCGGTATCAGCCACTGGATTTGCGAGAACGCCAAATCCACGCGCGCCTACCTCAAGCGTATCCACGAAACGCACCCCCTGCGCCTGCCGCTTCAGTCCATGCAACTGCAGGAACTGCCGCGCGAAGTGCACAAGAAGGGGGACCACGGCGGCGGCTTTGATGCCCGCCATATGCTGCAACCGGCTCTGACCGGCAATGCCATGGGGCTGGTCAGCGAGGCTGGCATGCCCGCCATCGCGGACCCGGGCTCATCCGTGGTGCGGGCCGCCCACGACCTGGGGATTCCCGTCGTGCCGCTGGTGGGGCCCGTGTCGCTACTGCTGGCCCTGGCGGCCAGTGGACTCAATGGCCAAAGTTTTGCCTTTGTCGGCTATGTGCCGGCGACACCTGCGGAACGGGCGCAAAAAATCCGGGAACTGGAGTCACTGGCACTCAAGACAGGTCAGACACAGCTCTTCATTGAAACGCCCTACCGCAATACCGCGCTGCTGCAAACCTTGCTGCAAAGCCTGCAACAAAACACCCGCTTGGCTACGGCAAGCGGCCTGACGCTACCCGGCGCGCGCTGCCACAGTGATCTGGTGAAGAACTGGAAGAACAAACCGTGGGCGCTGGACAACAGCATCCCGACGGTATTTGCGATCGGGCGCTGA
- the rpmF gene encoding 50S ribosomal protein L32, whose translation MAVQQNKKSPSKRGMHRSHNALVVPGIAVEPTTGETHLRHHISPTGFYRGRKVLKTKSEA comes from the coding sequence ATGGCCGTTCAACAAAACAAGAAATCTCCTTCCAAGCGCGGCATGCACCGTTCGCACAACGCTCTGGTTGTGCCCGGAATCGCCGTTGAGCCGACCACTGGCGAAACTCACCTGCGTCACCACATCAGCCCCACCGGTTTCTACCGTGGTCGCAAGGTGCTGAAGACCAAATCCGAAGCCTGA